In one Tripterygium wilfordii isolate XIE 37 chromosome 22, ASM1340144v1, whole genome shotgun sequence genomic region, the following are encoded:
- the LOC119991718 gene encoding stomatal closure-related actin-binding protein 1-like, with protein MTRVARDFRDTMQRDAVPAVSADVAFASSRFPNYKIGANNQIVDAKDDPKILSMKEVVARETAQLLDQQNRLSVRDLASKFEKGLAAAAKLSEEARLREAASLEKHVLLKKLRDALESLKGRVAGRNKDDVEEAIAMVQALAIQLTERDGELIQEKAEVKKVAIFLKQASEDAKKLVDEERAFARAEIESARAAVQRVEDALQEHEQISRASGKQDVEELMKEVQEARRIKMLHQPSKVMDMEHELRALRAQLAEKSKRSLQLQRELSMSKRGVDSMSQSYELDGSEVLGSCFRIKPSSGNTTELSRCSIQWYRISSEGGKKELISGATKPLYAPEPFDVGRILQVEIISDGQQVTLTTCGPLDPAAGLGSYVEALVRRHDVEFNVVVTQMNGADHPSESIHKFHVGRMRIKLCKGKTTIAKEYYSSSMLLCGVRGGGNAAAQAVFWQAKNGLSFVLAFETERERNAAIMLARRFAFDCNIMLAGPDDRSPLGA; from the exons ATGACAAGGGTGGCCCGTGATTTTCGAGACACTATGCAAAGAGATGCTGTCCCAGCTGTATCAGCCGATGTGGCATTCGCTTCAAGTAGGTTTCCAAACTACAAAATTGGGGCAAACAATCAAATTGTCGATGCCAAGGATGACCCCAAAATACTGTCCATGAAGGAGGTTGTTGCACGTGAGACTGCACAGCTGCTAGATCAACAGAACCGTCTCTCAGTTCGCGATCTTGCCAGTAAATTTGAGAAGGGGTTGGCTGCTGCTGCTAAGTTATCTGAAGAG GCTAGACTCAGAGAGGCAGCTTCACTTGAGAAACATGTTCTTTTGAAGAAGCTCAGAGATGCCTTGGAATCTTTAAAAGGACGTGTTGCTGGCAGAAATAAAGATGATGTGGAGGAGGCAATTGCAATG GTTCAAGCTTTAGCGATTCAATTGACAGAGAGGGATGGGGAGTTGATCCAAGAGAAAGCTGAAGTGAAGAAAGTTGCAATTTTTCTTAAGCAG GCTTCAGAAGATGCAAAGAAGCTTGTTGATGAGGAAAGAGCTTTTGCTCGTGCTGAGATTGAGAGTGCCAGGGCAGCAGTTCAAAGAGTTGAAGATGCCCTTCAGGAACATGAACAGATTTCTAGGGCTTCGGGGAAGCAG GATGTTGAAGAATTAATGAAAGAGGTTCAAGAAGCAAGAAGGATCAAAATGCTGCATCAGCCTAGCAAG GTCATGGACATGGAGCACGAGCTTCGAGCATTGAGAGCCCAACTGGCAGAGAAATCTAAGCGTTCTCTTCAGCTTCAGAGAGAG CTGTCAATGAGCAAGAGGGGTGTGGACAGCATGTCCCAGTCATATGAACTCGATGGTTCTGAAGTGTTAGGCTCGTGTTTTCGGATTAAACCGTCCTCTGGTAATACTACAGAACTTTCTAGATGTTCAATTCAATGGTACCGTATATCATCTGAAGGCGGCAAAAAGGAACTTATATCAG GAGCTACGAAACCACTTTATGCTCCAGAGCCGTTTGATGTGGGGCGAATCCTGCAAGTTGAAATTATTTCTGATGGCCAACAAGTCACATTGACAACCTGTGGTCCCCTTGATCCGG CTGCTGGTTTGGGAAGCTATGTTGAGGCACTTGTGCGGAGACACGATGTGGAATTCAAT GTAGTTGTTACTCAGATGAATGGTGCGGATCATCCATCAGAATCTATTCACAAGTTTCATGTGGGAAGAATGAGGATTAAGCTTTGTAAAGGAAAAACGACAATTGCCAAAGAGTACTATTCCTCTTCAATGCTG CTGTGCGGGGTAAGAGGTGGTGGAAATGCTGCGGCACAGGCGGTGTTCTGGCAGGCAAAGAATGGGCTTTCTTTTGTGTTAGCAtttgaaacagagagagaaaggaatgcAGCCATTATGCTTGCCAGAAGATTTGCTTTCGACTGTAAT ATCATGCTTGCCGGCCCAGATGACAGATCTCCTTTAGGAGCCTAG